One Methylocapsa sp. D3K7 DNA window includes the following coding sequences:
- a CDS encoding GIY-YIG nuclease family protein gives MSGASIYILHCADVSYYTGITRRSVEERVSEHAQGLVDGC, from the coding sequence ATGTCCGGCGCCTCGATATACATCCTGCACTGCGCCGACGTCAGCTATTACACGGGGATCACGCGGCGGAGCGTTGAAGAGCGTGTGAGCGAACACGCCCAAGGGCTTGTTGACGGCTGCTAA
- a CDS encoding flavin reductase family protein — protein sequence MGTSIARLVRSLTAGVYVVGVADGEVPNAFTAAFVMQVSFDPLLLALSINPDHSSYALLKRSGAFSINVLKKGQLELAAHFGGPASANKLASMEWTPGRMGVPLLPQCLAWFECQLTAEYPAGDHVLILGKVMDGRLLDAKADPLTYSDTGALDGAAALFPASFDD from the coding sequence ATGGGAACTTCCATTGCACGTTTGGTTCGGAGCCTGACGGCCGGCGTTTATGTGGTGGGCGTCGCGGATGGGGAGGTGCCCAATGCGTTCACCGCCGCCTTTGTGATGCAGGTCTCGTTCGATCCATTGCTGCTGGCCTTGAGTATCAATCCGGACCACTCCTCCTATGCGCTCTTGAAGCGGAGCGGCGCATTCAGCATCAACGTGCTCAAGAAGGGGCAATTGGAGCTTGCCGCGCATTTTGGCGGGCCAGCCAGCGCCAACAAATTGGCCTCGATGGAATGGACGCCTGGCAGGATGGGAGTGCCGTTGCTGCCTCAATGCTTGGCTTGGTTCGAATGTCAGTTGACCGCCGAATATCCGGCGGGTGATCATGTGCTGATTTTGGGAAAAGTCATGGACGGCAGACTGCTCGATGCCAAAGCCGACCCCCTGACCTATAGCGATACGGGCGCTTTGGATGGCGCGGCTGCCCTCTTTCCGGCGAGCTTTGACGACTGA
- a CDS encoding OsmC family protein: MTGRVHIYEASVTWTGNLGQGTPKYSGYDRSHVARIAGKPDLALSADPAFRGNPAMYNPEELLVVAMSSCHMLWYLHLCANAGIRVGAYEDRPSGRLLESGKEKGHFESILLSPSVTIETGDVQEALRLHQEAHEACFIANSVNFPVILEPSIKQPPTA; this comes from the coding sequence ATGACAGGACGCGTTCACATCTATGAGGCGTCCGTAACCTGGACAGGGAACCTCGGGCAGGGCACGCCGAAATATTCGGGGTACGATCGCAGCCATGTGGCACGCATCGCGGGAAAACCTGATCTCGCGCTGTCCGCAGATCCGGCATTTCGTGGCAACCCAGCGATGTACAATCCGGAGGAACTGCTCGTCGTGGCGATGTCGTCTTGCCACATGCTTTGGTATTTGCATCTCTGCGCCAACGCTGGGATCCGCGTTGGAGCCTATGAAGACCGCCCGTCCGGCCGATTGCTCGAATCGGGCAAGGAGAAGGGACATTTCGAGTCCATTCTGTTGAGCCCAAGCGTGACGATTGAGACCGGCGACGTTCAGGAGGCGCTGCGCCTCCACCAAGAGGCCCATGAAGCTTGCTTCATTGCGAATTCGGTGAATTTTCCCGTAATTCTCGAACCTTCGATCAAGCAACCCCCGACGGCCTAG
- a CDS encoding helix-turn-helix domain-containing protein yields the protein MRNTLDNPPPAATLLFEALKEVEQTLGLPLYLTLLAIAQEPGLSINELAERIDVPQQTASRYVASLQGRYDSPGREIGPVPLVRMDISQADPRSRSLHLTPVGSKRLDRLLKLLKSSR from the coding sequence ATGCGTAATACTTTGGACAATCCCCCGCCAGCAGCCACGCTCCTCTTCGAGGCTCTCAAAGAGGTAGAGCAGACGCTTGGCCTGCCTTTGTACTTGACCTTACTGGCCATCGCTCAGGAGCCAGGACTTTCGATCAATGAGCTAGCCGAGCGCATCGACGTGCCCCAGCAAACCGCCAGCCGTTACGTGGCCAGCCTGCAAGGCCGATACGATTCTCCCGGGCGCGAGATTGGACCGGTGCCGCTAGTCAGAATGGACATCAGCCAAGCCGATCCGCGTAGCCGCTCGCTGCATCTCACTCCCGTAGGCTCGAAGCGCCTTGATCGCCTTCTAAAATTGCTGAAATCGTCTCGATAA
- a CDS encoding DUF2155 domain-containing protein produces MFHLHFHLPSSAAGFFAGAALILATPVQADKIKHPIAVFSGLDKITGRTIAFQAATGETVQFGTLQITERACLTRPATEAPQTTSFVEVDEVDAAKKYKRIFSGWMFAASPGLHGIEHPIYDIWLTECTGGHEPPETGPAPDPAAVMPPPDMPNVAPETAPAKPSRTRDQGHGGKHHAPPPVAEPADAPPPVDDPADPPPLDPQDGAAPQLDTPIEVGPPPGFHPVPPERLPAQQN; encoded by the coding sequence ATGTTTCATCTTCATTTCCATTTGCCATCTTCCGCCGCCGGATTTTTTGCGGGCGCGGCGCTTATCTTAGCGACACCTGTGCAAGCCGATAAGATCAAGCACCCCATCGCGGTGTTTTCCGGTTTGGACAAGATCACCGGGCGAACCATCGCGTTTCAAGCCGCGACGGGGGAGACCGTCCAATTTGGCACGCTGCAAATCACCGAACGGGCTTGCTTAACCCGTCCCGCGACCGAAGCGCCGCAAACGACAAGTTTTGTCGAGGTGGATGAAGTCGATGCCGCCAAGAAATATAAGCGGATTTTTTCCGGCTGGATGTTCGCGGCGAGCCCTGGCCTGCACGGAATCGAGCATCCGATTTACGATATTTGGCTGACCGAATGCACCGGCGGCCATGAGCCACCCGAAACGGGTCCGGCGCCCGATCCTGCGGCCGTCATGCCGCCGCCCGATATGCCAAACGTGGCGCCAGAGACAGCCCCGGCGAAACCATCGCGAACTCGCGATCAGGGTCATGGAGGCAAGCATCACGCGCCACCGCCGGTGGCGGAGCCCGCCGACGCGCCGCCGCCAGTGGATGACCCCGCTGACCCGCCGCCGCTCGACCCGCAAGATGGGGCCGCGCCGCAGCTCGACACTCCCATTGAAGTTGGGCCGCCGCCAGGGTTCCATCCCGTCCCGCCCGAGCGGTTGCCCGCCCAACAAAATTAA
- a CDS encoding vitamin B12-dependent ribonucleotide reductase, with translation MRIDRHYTKAEQSPYAEIAFRTAKSEIRNPDGSIVFSLDNIDVPAAWSQVASDVLAQKYFRKAGLPARLKRVPEEEVPEFLWRSSADDEALASLPKAERTTGETSARQVFDRLAGAWTYWGWKGKYFDSEADASAFFDELRFMLARQMAAPNSPQWFNTGLHWAYGIDGPSQGHYYVDHETKKLVKSKTAYEHPQPHACFIQSVADDLVNDGGIMDLWVREARLFKYGSGTGSNFSKLRGENEKLSGGGKSSGLMSFLKIGDRAAGAIKSGGTTRRAAKMVIVDADHPDIEDFIEWKVKEESKVAALVTGSKTLQKALKAILRACINCEGPDGDCFDPDKNPALKKEIKLARRAFVPDASIKKVIQLARQGQTHIDFETFTTDWDSEAYLTVSGQNSNNSVRVTDAFLRAVEQDSEWSLTRRLDGKPHKAMKARELWDKIGRAAWASADPGLQYHTTINDWHTCPAAGPITASNPCSEYMFLDDTACNLASLNLLQFRDPASCDFDIESYEHAVRLWTIVLEISVMMAQFPSKEIARLSYEYRTLGLGYANIGGLLMSSGIPYDSDEGRAICGALSAIMTGVSYATSAEMAGELGAFDGYAQNASAMLRVMRNHARAARGEAAGYEALSIAPVPLDHAALKDKALGEHARAAWDRAVRQGEQHGYRNAQVSVVAPTGTIGLVMDCDTTGIEPDFALVKFKKLAGGGYFKIINRAVPEGLRTLGYVAPEIAEMEIYATGHGSLHNAPGINHASLRAKNFPQAKLDEIEALLGAAFDIKFVFNKWTLGAEFCTNVLKIPAEKLEDQNFDVLSFLGYSRAEIDAANIYVCGAMTLEGAPHLKPEHYAVFDCASPCGRTGKRFLGAESHIRMMAAAQPFISGAISKTINMPNEAGIEDCKEAYMLSWRLGLKANALYRDGSKLSQPLNSQLIADDDDEAEDAVEALIASNAPARTAAVAERIVEKIVERIEHVRDRERLPDRRKGYTQKAVVGGHKVYLRTGEYADGRIGEIFIDMHKEGAAFRSLMNNFAIAISVGLQYGVPLEEYVDAFTFTRFEPAGLVQGNDTIKNATSILDYIFRELAISYLGRNDLAHIDPADIGHDVLGKGEEQGRPPQGAGTKFVSRGFVRSKAEKLMLVQGGAQAATALKGDLASEVEAELGGLEWTTPAERAAVSEKRTQARLKGYTGEACGECGNFTLVRNGTCLKCDTCGGTTGCS, from the coding sequence ATGCGCATAGACCGGCACTACACCAAAGCTGAGCAATCCCCCTACGCGGAGATCGCGTTCCGGACAGCGAAAAGCGAAATCCGCAATCCCGACGGCTCGATCGTCTTCTCCCTCGACAACATCGACGTCCCCGCGGCCTGGAGCCAAGTCGCCTCGGATGTGCTGGCGCAAAAGTACTTCAGAAAAGCAGGTCTCCCTGCGCGGCTGAAACGCGTCCCGGAAGAGGAGGTACCGGAATTTCTGTGGCGCTCCTCCGCCGACGACGAGGCGCTGGCAAGCCTGCCGAAGGCCGAGCGCACAACCGGCGAGACTTCGGCGCGGCAGGTTTTCGACCGCCTCGCCGGCGCCTGGACCTATTGGGGATGGAAGGGCAAATATTTCGATTCGGAAGCCGATGCGTCAGCCTTCTTCGACGAATTGCGTTTCATGCTGGCGCGCCAGATGGCGGCGCCCAATTCGCCGCAATGGTTCAACACTGGTCTTCACTGGGCCTATGGCATCGATGGTCCGAGCCAGGGTCATTATTATGTCGACCACGAGACCAAAAAGCTCGTGAAGTCGAAGACCGCCTATGAGCATCCGCAGCCGCACGCCTGTTTCATCCAGTCGGTCGCCGACGATCTCGTCAACGACGGGGGGATCATGGACCTTTGGGTGCGGGAAGCCCGGCTCTTCAAATATGGTTCGGGCACTGGCTCGAATTTTTCCAAATTGCGCGGCGAGAACGAAAAGCTTTCAGGCGGCGGCAAATCCTCCGGCCTGATGTCGTTTTTAAAAATCGGCGACCGCGCGGCGGGCGCCATCAAATCCGGCGGCACGACGCGGCGCGCTGCAAAAATGGTCATTGTCGATGCCGATCACCCGGACATTGAAGATTTCATCGAGTGGAAAGTCAAAGAGGAGAGCAAGGTCGCGGCACTGGTGACCGGCTCTAAGACTCTGCAAAAAGCGTTGAAAGCGATCCTCCGCGCCTGCATCAATTGCGAAGGGCCGGACGGCGATTGCTTCGACCCGGACAAGAATCCGGCGCTGAAAAAAGAGATCAAGCTGGCGCGGCGCGCCTTCGTCCCCGACGCTTCCATCAAAAAAGTCATCCAGCTGGCGCGGCAGGGCCAAACCCACATCGATTTCGAGACATTTACGACCGATTGGGATTCGGAAGCCTATCTCACCGTCTCCGGCCAGAACTCCAATAATTCGGTGCGCGTCACCGACGCATTTTTGCGCGCGGTCGAGCAAGACAGCGAGTGGAGCTTGACCCGGCGGCTCGATGGCAAGCCGCATAAGGCGATGAAGGCGCGCGAGTTGTGGGACAAGATCGGCCGCGCCGCCTGGGCCTCCGCCGACCCCGGCCTGCAATATCACACGACCATCAATGATTGGCACACCTGCCCGGCGGCGGGACCGATCACCGCGTCCAATCCGTGCTCGGAATATATGTTCTTGGACGACACGGCCTGCAATCTTGCTTCGCTCAATCTGCTTCAGTTCCGCGATCCGGCGTCCTGTGACTTCGACATCGAATCTTATGAGCATGCCGTGCGGCTGTGGACGATCGTGCTCGAAATCTCGGTCATGATGGCGCAATTTCCGTCAAAGGAAATCGCACGGCTTTCTTACGAGTACCGCACGCTCGGCCTTGGCTATGCCAACATCGGCGGCCTTCTGATGTCGTCTGGCATTCCTTACGATAGCGACGAGGGCCGGGCGATTTGCGGCGCTCTTTCCGCGATCATGACAGGCGTTTCCTACGCCACGTCGGCGGAGATGGCGGGCGAGCTTGGCGCCTTTGATGGCTATGCGCAAAACGCATCTGCAATGCTGCGGGTGATGCGCAACCACGCGCGGGCGGCGCGCGGCGAGGCTGCTGGCTACGAGGCTTTGTCGATCGCCCCCGTCCCGCTCGACCATGCCGCGCTCAAAGACAAGGCACTCGGCGAACATGCCAGAGCCGCGTGGGATCGCGCGGTTCGCCAGGGCGAGCAACACGGCTATCGCAATGCGCAGGTGAGCGTCGTCGCGCCGACCGGCACCATCGGCCTCGTGATGGATTGCGATACCACCGGCATCGAGCCGGATTTCGCCCTCGTCAAATTCAAGAAGCTCGCGGGCGGCGGCTATTTCAAGATCATCAACCGCGCTGTGCCGGAAGGCTTGCGCACCCTCGGCTATGTGGCGCCCGAGATCGCCGAAATGGAGATCTACGCCACGGGACATGGCTCGTTGCACAATGCCCCAGGGATCAATCATGCGAGCTTGCGGGCGAAGAACTTTCCGCAAGCCAAGCTCGACGAGATCGAGGCGTTGCTCGGCGCCGCGTTCGACATCAAATTTGTCTTCAACAAATGGACGCTCGGCGCGGAGTTCTGCACGAATGTTCTGAAGATTCCGGCGGAAAAACTCGAGGATCAAAATTTCGATGTCTTGAGCTTTTTGGGATATTCCCGCGCCGAGATCGACGCCGCGAATATTTATGTCTGCGGCGCCATGACGCTCGAAGGCGCGCCGCATCTCAAGCCCGAACATTACGCCGTCTTCGATTGCGCGAGCCCGTGCGGGCGCACCGGCAAGCGCTTCCTTGGCGCTGAGAGCCACATCCGCATGATGGCGGCGGCGCAGCCGTTCATCTCGGGGGCGATCTCGAAGACGATCAACATGCCGAACGAAGCGGGCATCGAGGATTGCAAGGAGGCTTATATGCTCTCCTGGCGGCTTGGCCTCAAAGCCAATGCGCTGTACCGCGACGGCTCGAAACTGTCACAGCCGTTGAACAGCCAGCTGATCGCCGACGACGATGACGAGGCGGAGGACGCGGTCGAGGCGCTGATCGCTTCGAACGCGCCGGCCCGCACGGCCGCGGTCGCGGAGCGCATCGTCGAGAAAATTGTCGAGCGGATCGAGCATGTGCGCGACCGCGAGCGCCTGCCCGACCGGCGCAAGGGCTATACGCAGAAGGCCGTGGTCGGCGGCCATAAAGTTTATCTGCGCACCGGCGAATATGCGGATGGGCGGATCGGCGAAATCTTTATCGACATGCATAAGGAAGGCGCCGCCTTCCGCTCGCTGATGAACAATTTTGCCATCGCGATTTCGGTCGGCCTGCAATATGGCGTGCCACTCGAAGAATATGTCGATGCCTTCACCTTTACGAGATTCGAACCGGCGGGGCTCGTGCAAGGCAATGACACGATCAAGAATGCGACCTCGATCCTCGATTATATTTTCCGCGAACTGGCGATCTCGTATCTCGGCCGCAACGATCTCGCCCATATCGATCCCGCCGACATCGGCCATGACGTGCTCGGCAAGGGCGAGGAGCAAGGGCGTCCGCCGCAAGGCGCGGGGACGAAATTCGTGTCGCGCGGTTTTGTAAGATCGAAGGCGGAGAAATTGATGCTGGTGCAAGGCGGCGCGCAGGCCGCCACTGCGCTGAAAGGCGATCTTGCAAGCGAGGTCGAAGCGGAACTCGGCGGGCTCGAGTGGACAACTCCGGCCGAGCGCGCCGCCGTCAGCGAAAAGCGCACGCAAGCGCGGCTCAAAGGCTATACGGGCGAAGCCTGCGGCGAGTGCGGAAATTTCACCCTCGTTCGCAACGGAACCTGCTTGAAGTGCGACACCTGCGGCGGCACGACGGGCTGCAGCTAA
- a CDS encoding beta-propeller fold lactonase family protein: MIKAGYGRRALRDRGVPALFALMAMEMGILTMPSTAAAFLYVANTGANTVTVFDTATSPPSLVATVPVGTNPAGVSLSPDGKRVYVANTTSNNVSVIDTTTSPPSVIATIPVGTSPSVLAVTPDGNRVYVVNQFSNNVSIITTTTAPPSVIATIPVGAFPNGVAAGAAGNRVYVANSVSGTISVVDNALTPPAVASTIGVGDLQPFGVAVTPDGKNLYVTLNGENTVLVIDTTKTPPPPGPKIGVGAFPTTVAISPDGTRAFVANSGSSTVSVIDTTTAPPSALFMIPVGPRPNGISITADAKRAYVADSTSNTISVIDIPVPAFVTGPGPVGVALAEPAVCVLFLTFNPTLSVVLGHTANTDNYNFQASFTVGSAAPSINPLTQPVTIQVGNSNLIIPPGSFKHNDAGYTFTGVINGVSLKVQITPNGTLRYTFSTTATGANLAGIKNPVPVGLTIGGNCGKASVTAKITP, encoded by the coding sequence ATGATCAAGGCAGGTTATGGCCGGCGCGCTTTGAGGGACCGTGGTGTCCCGGCCCTCTTCGCCCTTATGGCGATGGAAATGGGTATCTTGACGATGCCCTCGACGGCGGCGGCCTTTCTCTATGTTGCGAACACGGGCGCCAACACCGTGACAGTGTTCGACACGGCCACAAGCCCTCCGTCGTTGGTTGCCACCGTGCCGGTCGGAACAAATCCCGCCGGTGTTTCCCTATCGCCGGATGGTAAACGGGTATATGTCGCCAATACGACTTCCAACAACGTTTCAGTGATCGACACGACGACAAGCCCGCCGTCTGTGATTGCCACAATCCCAGTGGGGACTTCTCCATCCGTGCTCGCCGTCACCCCGGACGGCAATCGTGTCTATGTCGTGAACCAATTCTCGAACAATGTTTCGATCATCACAACAACCACGGCGCCGCCGTCGGTGATTGCGACGATCCCTGTTGGGGCCTTTCCCAATGGTGTCGCGGCAGGAGCTGCGGGAAACCGCGTCTATGTCGCAAATTCGGTCTCCGGTACGATCTCGGTGGTCGACAACGCCCTGACGCCGCCGGCCGTGGCCTCGACAATTGGAGTCGGCGATTTGCAGCCTTTTGGTGTTGCCGTCACGCCGGATGGGAAGAACCTCTATGTCACACTCAACGGCGAGAACACCGTCTTGGTGATCGACACGACCAAGACTCCCCCGCCCCCCGGCCCGAAAATCGGGGTTGGGGCGTTTCCTACCACGGTCGCCATTAGCCCAGACGGCACCCGTGCCTTTGTTGCGAACAGTGGCTCCAGCACTGTTTCGGTGATCGATACAACGACGGCCCCTCCGTCTGCGCTTTTCATGATCCCGGTGGGACCGAGACCCAACGGGATCTCCATCACGGCGGACGCAAAACGCGCCTATGTCGCCGACTCGACTTCCAATACCATCTCGGTGATCGATATACCGGTACCCGCTTTTGTCACTGGCCCAGGCCCAGTCGGTGTGGCACTTGCTGAGCCGGCCGTCTGTGTGCTTTTTCTGACATTCAACCCGACGCTTTCCGTTGTCCTCGGTCATACCGCGAACACCGACAACTATAATTTTCAGGCCAGCTTCACCGTCGGCAGCGCCGCTCCTTCTATCAATCCTCTGACTCAGCCGGTTACCATTCAGGTTGGCAACTCCAATCTGATTATCCCACCCGGCTCCTTTAAGCATAATGATGCAGGGTACACCTTCACGGGTGTGATCAACGGCGTGAGCCTGAAGGTGCAGATCACGCCGAACGGCACATTGCGCTATACCTTTTCTACGACGGCAACTGGGGCCAATTTGGCCGGGATCAAAAATCCGGTTCCGGTGGGGCTGACGATTGGCGGCAACTGCGGTAAAGCCTCGGTCACGGCCAAAATTACGCCCTAG
- a CDS encoding NADH:ubiquinone oxidoreductase subunit NDUFA12 has translation MKWFYRIFSWWHGETLNTALHTLLFGQFVGKDEFGNSYYRRRKIDAALGFERRWVIYAGVSEGSMTPPGWYGWLHHTVDTPPTDENYTPRPWQLPYLPNLTGTPQAWRPPGSTLAANTRPPATGDYEAWTPEG, from the coding sequence ATGAAATGGTTTTATCGGATTTTTTCCTGGTGGCACGGCGAGACCTTGAACACCGCGCTGCATACTTTGCTCTTCGGCCAATTCGTCGGCAAGGATGAGTTCGGGAATAGCTATTACCGCCGCCGCAAAATCGACGCGGCGCTGGGATTCGAGCGTCGCTGGGTCATTTATGCCGGCGTCAGCGAGGGGTCCATGACCCCGCCCGGCTGGTATGGCTGGCTCCACCACACAGTGGACACGCCGCCGACCGATGAAAATTACACGCCGCGCCCTTGGCAATTGCCATATCTGCCGAACTTGACCGGCACGCCGCAAGCCTGGCGGCCGCCAGGCTCGACCCTGGCCGCCAATACGCGGCCTCCGGCGACCGGCGACTACGAGGCCTGGACGCCGGAAGGCTGA
- a CDS encoding Do family serine endopeptidase has translation MAYIQSRRPDSPKAPPLILRRRYEIRAVLLGSVAALALAGMNGGGLSQARAATPQTEMSQTVSPTSFADVVDHVRGAVVSVKVKTTETAESDDEDEAPRIVPGDPLERFFKHFGEEGGKHQGGPGGHHLKPHVTQAQGSGFFITPDGFMVTNNHVVENATEVSVTLDDGKSVPATIVGTDKKTDLALLKVQQGGPYQYVEFAKVPPRVGEWVIAVGNPFGLGGTVTAGIVSARGRDIGAGPYDDFLQIDAPVNRGNSGGPSFNGQGQVVGVNTAIFSPSGGSVGIGFAIPSDTAQNVIASLKDKGVVARGWIGVQIQPVTAEIADSLGLKSNKGALVAEAQADSPASSAGIKSGDVILGIDGERIDGPRDLAKRVAALGPGKKADLMYWHDGSEKTTSVKLGSLPDDKEAKAQTGNSQEGDSFGGLGLTLAPASSVQGAGSKGVVVADMDPDGAAAQKGMQVGDVILEAGGHAVNQPADVKAALAEAKKDNRKAVLLRVKGSEGTHFVAIAVNPAS, from the coding sequence ATGGCTTATATCCAGTCCCGCCGGCCCGATAGCCCGAAGGCGCCGCCTTTGATCCTGCGCCGGCGCTACGAAATTCGTGCCGTGCTTCTGGGCTCCGTCGCTGCCTTGGCTTTGGCTGGCATGAACGGCGGTGGTTTGAGCCAAGCGCGCGCCGCCACGCCGCAAACCGAAATGTCGCAGACGGTGTCGCCAACCTCTTTCGCCGATGTCGTGGATCACGTTCGCGGCGCGGTCGTGTCGGTCAAGGTCAAGACCACCGAGACCGCCGAATCCGATGATGAGGATGAGGCGCCGCGCATCGTGCCGGGCGACCCGCTTGAGCGCTTTTTCAAGCATTTCGGCGAGGAAGGCGGCAAGCATCAAGGCGGCCCGGGCGGGCATCATTTGAAGCCGCATGTCACGCAGGCGCAAGGGTCGGGATTCTTTATTACGCCCGATGGCTTTATGGTGACCAACAACCATGTCGTCGAGAATGCGACCGAAGTTTCGGTGACCTTGGACGATGGCAAAAGTGTGCCGGCCACGATCGTCGGGACCGATAAGAAAACCGATTTGGCTCTGTTGAAAGTCCAGCAGGGCGGCCCTTATCAATATGTCGAATTCGCCAAGGTGCCGCCGCGCGTTGGGGAATGGGTCATCGCGGTCGGCAATCCGTTTGGCTTGGGTGGCACAGTCACGGCGGGCATCGTCTCGGCGCGCGGGCGCGACATTGGCGCTGGCCCTTATGACGACTTCTTGCAAATCGACGCGCCGGTAAACCGGGGCAATTCTGGTGGCCCGAGCTTCAATGGTCAAGGCCAGGTCGTCGGGGTCAATACGGCGATCTTCTCGCCCTCGGGCGGCAGCGTCGGCATTGGCTTTGCGATTCCCTCCGACACCGCGCAAAACGTGATTGCCTCGCTAAAGGACAAGGGCGTTGTCGCGAGGGGGTGGATTGGCGTTCAGATTCAGCCGGTTACCGCGGAGATCGCCGACAGCCTTGGGTTGAAGTCCAACAAAGGCGCCCTCGTCGCGGAAGCCCAGGCCGATTCGCCCGCGAGCAGCGCCGGGATCAAATCGGGTGACGTTATTCTTGGCATTGACGGCGAGCGTATCGATGGCCCGCGCGATCTTGCCAAGAGAGTTGCGGCGCTCGGCCCAGGGAAAAAGGCCGACTTGATGTACTGGCACGATGGATCGGAGAAAACCACTTCGGTCAAGCTTGGTTCCTTGCCGGACGATAAGGAAGCGAAAGCGCAAACGGGCAACAGCCAGGAAGGCGATTCGTTTGGCGGCCTTGGCTTGACGCTTGCCCCAGCGTCCAGCGTTCAAGGCGCCGGAAGCAAGGGCGTGGTGGTCGCTGACATGGATCCCGACGGCGCCGCCGCGCAAAAGGGCATGCAGGTGGGTGACGTGATCCTCGAGGCGGGTGGTCACGCCGTCAACCAACCGGCCGACGTCAAAGCGGCGCTCGCCGAGGCCAAGAAGGACAATCGCAAGGCCGTTCTTTTGCGGGT
- a CDS encoding DUF2235 domain-containing protein, which yields MSKILVVFCDGTWNRADQSSNGRPCPTNVLRLFEACSPENEKKEPQIAHYVEGIGTQITDRLIGGMFGYGISANIQNAYSFIASNYEQGDKIFLFGFSRGAYTARSIAGFIRNMGILTRNNLHLVTKAYQLYKDASSKWHPESQFSKKFRERCTHQNETITFLGVWDTVGALGTPFGTPLGWLITKLCRAEFHDVKLSSIIESAYHAVAIDERRWPFRPCLWELSKTHREKNAESLRIDGIPLYEEKWFPGVHSNIGGGYANSGLSDCSLKWMAQRASKHGLHLDLDFSRISEPRFNPDVTQSIANSQTTYYRLTTVLLKKLPSLIARFLLLSDDGEYEKIHLNGDYIRSINERGNVAEALSQYPKIDAYQGDLSEYAIAKLCGKASSVYCPFNIPLGEPVAPQSWFEWLRGIAIRPSAPGILD from the coding sequence ATGTCAAAAATTCTCGTTGTTTTCTGCGATGGCACATGGAATCGAGCCGATCAAAGCTCGAATGGACGCCCTTGTCCGACGAACGTTCTCCGGCTTTTTGAAGCCTGCTCGCCGGAAAACGAAAAAAAGGAGCCACAGATCGCCCATTATGTGGAGGGGATCGGAACGCAAATCACGGACAGGCTTATCGGCGGGATGTTCGGTTATGGAATCTCCGCGAACATCCAGAATGCTTATAGTTTTATTGCGAGCAACTATGAACAGGGAGACAAAATTTTTCTATTCGGATTTAGCCGGGGTGCGTATACCGCAAGGAGTATTGCCGGGTTCATCCGGAACATGGGAATCTTGACGCGGAACAATTTGCATCTGGTGACCAAAGCCTACCAATTGTATAAGGACGCATCTTCCAAATGGCATCCAGAAAGCCAGTTCTCAAAAAAATTTCGCGAGCGGTGCACGCATCAAAATGAAACCATCACCTTCCTCGGCGTGTGGGATACTGTTGGCGCCTTAGGTACGCCCTTCGGCACCCCGCTTGGCTGGCTCATTACGAAACTATGCCGAGCGGAATTCCATGACGTCAAACTGAGTTCCATTATCGAGAGCGCCTATCATGCCGTGGCCATCGACGAACGGCGCTGGCCATTTCGCCCGTGCCTATGGGAATTGAGCAAAACACACCGGGAGAAAAACGCAGAAAGCCTACGCATAGATGGGATTCCGCTTTACGAAGAAAAATGGTTCCCCGGCGTGCATTCAAATATTGGCGGCGGCTATGCGAATTCAGGCCTGTCGGATTGCAGCCTGAAGTGGATGGCGCAACGAGCCAGCAAACACGGCCTGCATTTGGATTTGGATTTCTCGCGAATTTCCGAACCGCGTTTTAACCCGGACGTGACACAGAGCATCGCCAATTCTCAAACCACCTACTATCGTCTCACGACGGTCCTGCTAAAGAAGCTGCCCAGCCTTATTGCAAGATTTCTACTCCTGTCCGACGACGGAGAGTATGAGAAAATACACCTCAACGGCGATTACATTCGTAGTATCAATGAGCGGGGAAACGTCGCTGAGGCTCTCAGCCAATATCCGAAAATAGACGCGTATCAAGGAGATCTCTCTGAATATGCGATTGCGAAGTTATGCGGCAAGGCTTCCTCCGTATATTGCCCTTTTAATATTCCTCTTGGGGAACCGGTTGCTCCGCAAAGCTGGTTCGAATGGTTGCGCGGGATCGCGATACGCCCATCGGCGCCCGGCATACTCGACTGA